Proteins encoded in a region of the bacterium genome:
- a CDS encoding ABC transporter substrate-binding protein, whose protein sequence is MRSNDIRKLVTDFWGHRLTRRQVVTRMGELGLSLGATWAILDRATALPARAAAVGRGSQGTLKLLYWQAPTIVNLHLANGTKDYHASRLVMEPLLSADTAGSFTPVLAAEVPTPGNGGVAKDGRSVTYRLRQGVKWADGRPFTADDVVFTYQYVINKATGATSYGSYTNIAKVEPINP, encoded by the coding sequence ATGCGGAGCAACGATATCCGGAAGCTCGTCACGGACTTTTGGGGCCATCGTCTGACGCGGCGTCAGGTCGTGACGCGCATGGGCGAGCTCGGCCTGTCGCTCGGGGCCACCTGGGCGATTCTCGACCGTGCCACGGCGCTGCCCGCGCGGGCGGCGGCGGTTGGCCGGGGGTCGCAGGGCACGTTGAAACTGCTCTACTGGCAGGCCCCGACGATCGTGAACCTCCACTTGGCCAACGGCACCAAGGATTACCATGCGTCGCGGCTCGTGATGGAGCCGCTCCTGAGCGCGGACACGGCCGGCAGCTTCACACCGGTGCTGGCGGCCGAGGTGCCCACCCCCGGGAACGGCGGCGTGGCCAAAGACGGCCGCTCCGTCACCTACAGGCTCAGGCAGGGCGTCAAGTGGGCGGACGGCCGGCCGTTCACCGCCGACGACGTCGTGTTCACCTATCAGTACGTGATCAACAAGGCGACCGGCGCGACCAGCTACGGCAGCTACACAAATATCGCCAAGGTGGAGCCGATCAACCC
- a CDS encoding peptide ABC transporter substrate-binding protein, with amino-acid sequence MGNRDIAHLQKEFRTGRLTRRQVVTRMTELGLGLSAIWAVLDRATALPARAAAGGRGAQGTLKLLYWQAPTIVNPHLAQGTKDFHASRPVLEPLLTVDAAGRFTAVLAAEVPSRQNGGISADGRSVTYKLKQGVKWADGRDFTSDDVVFTFQFVQNKQTGATTYGYYTTVEKVEPIDAHTVKITFKTPTPAWYAPFVGEDGVVLPRHVLDAFVGSNARNAPFNLKSFGTGPYIVETFRPGDLVVYKINPYYREPNKPAFSQVQIKGGGDAVSAARAVLETGEYDYAWNMQVEWPVLEHMLATGKGSILTELGGGVEQIYCNQTDPNKEVDGQRSSVKGPHPFLTDLKVRQAFAMAIDRVTMAKQLYGEEGGATANVLTTPSSLASKNTKIVFDIERANRLLDEAGWKKGPDGIRAKGGVKLQATYVTSVNSLRQKEQQIVKDGFSKIGAALTLQSVDAGVFFSSAPGNNDTYAHFYRDLEMFTSTFGSPFPLQYMGRFYSGDPAKDLAQKENNWSGLNITRWLNKEYNAFYDQAQKELDPQKNAALWIKMNDIVVDQAVSIPLIDRKIVSVRSNKLDVGKNMSPFDSETRNIADWRRTT; translated from the coding sequence ATGGGGAATCGCGATATCGCGCACCTGCAGAAGGAATTCCGAACGGGGCGGCTGACACGCCGTCAGGTTGTGACGCGCATGACCGAGCTCGGGTTGGGACTCTCCGCGATCTGGGCGGTGCTCGACCGGGCGACCGCGCTTCCCGCGCGCGCCGCGGCGGGCGGCCGCGGGGCGCAGGGCACGCTCAAGTTGCTGTACTGGCAGGCGCCCACGATCGTCAATCCGCACCTGGCGCAGGGCACCAAAGACTTTCACGCGTCGCGTCCGGTCCTCGAACCTCTGCTCACGGTCGACGCCGCGGGCCGCTTCACGGCGGTGCTGGCCGCGGAGGTGCCGTCCCGGCAGAACGGCGGGATTTCGGCGGACGGCCGCTCCGTGACGTATAAGCTCAAGCAGGGTGTGAAATGGGCGGACGGACGCGATTTCACGTCCGACGATGTCGTGTTCACGTTCCAGTTTGTCCAGAACAAGCAGACTGGAGCCACGACGTATGGGTACTATACGACGGTCGAGAAAGTCGAGCCGATCGACGCCCACACCGTAAAGATCACGTTCAAGACTCCGACGCCGGCCTGGTACGCGCCGTTCGTCGGCGAGGACGGCGTCGTCCTCCCGCGGCACGTGCTCGACGCGTTCGTCGGGTCAAACGCACGCAACGCGCCCTTCAACCTCAAGTCCTTCGGTACGGGGCCGTACATTGTGGAGACGTTCCGGCCGGGCGACCTCGTGGTCTACAAGATCAACCCCTACTACCGCGAGCCGAACAAGCCGGCGTTCAGCCAGGTGCAGATCAAGGGCGGCGGCGATGCGGTCTCGGCGGCGCGGGCGGTCCTGGAGACCGGCGAGTACGACTACGCCTGGAACATGCAGGTGGAGTGGCCGGTGCTTGAGCACATGCTGGCGACCGGCAAAGGATCCATCCTCACGGAGCTCGGCGGCGGCGTCGAGCAGATCTACTGCAACCAGACGGACCCCAACAAAGAGGTCGACGGCCAGCGCTCCTCGGTGAAGGGGCCGCATCCGTTCCTGACGGACCTGAAGGTCCGGCAGGCGTTTGCCATGGCGATCGACCGGGTCACGATGGCGAAGCAACTGTACGGCGAGGAAGGCGGTGCCACGGCGAACGTGCTGACCACGCCTTCATCGCTGGCGTCCAAGAACACCAAGATCGTGTTTGACATCGAGCGCGCGAACCGGCTGCTCGACGAGGCCGGGTGGAAGAAAGGCCCGGATGGGATTCGCGCGAAGGGCGGCGTGAAACTGCAGGCCACGTACGTCACCAGCGTGAACAGCCTGCGGCAGAAGGAGCAGCAGATCGTCAAGGACGGCTTCTCCAAGATCGGCGCGGCGTTGACGTTGCAGTCGGTGGACGCGGGCGTCTTCTTCAGCAGCGCGCCCGGCAACAACGATACGTATGCACATTTCTACCGCGATCTCGAGATGTTCACCTCGACCTTCGGCTCACCGTTCCCGCTGCAGTATATGGGGCGGTTCTACAGCGGCGACCCGGCCAAGGATCTCGCGCAGAAAGAGAACAACTGGTCGGGCCTCAACATCACGCGCTGGCTGAACAAGGAGTACAACGCGTTCTACGACCAGGCGCAGAAGGAACTCGATCCGCAAAAGAACGCCGCCCTGTGGATCAAGATGAACGACATCGTCGTCGACCAGGCGGTCTCGATCCCGCTCATCGACCGCAAGATCGTCTCCGTCCGGTCCAACAAGCTCGACGTGGGCAAGAACATGAGCCCGTTCGACAGCGAGACCCGCAACATCGCGGATTGGCGGCGGACGACCTAG